Proteins from a genomic interval of Tiliqua scincoides isolate rTilSci1 chromosome 11, rTilSci1.hap2, whole genome shotgun sequence:
- the BUD13 gene encoding BUD13 homolog: MASAAGSGLSKAEYLRRRYLEPGGPEGDVAARKRRRKRKKAAAGGMRIVDDDDTSWKNISAEQEKEDEEGDDGDLPVVAEFIDERPVEVKWMEEFRTSNKWKLLGDQNEESQSSDVSVTAKSTNSSEATKNRKTKYSPDLTPPRRGRHDSPDLCSERLHSGAVKSHSKSSSGSIKEHFSEKRSTHLKREAASHLSPPRKKLPDFDTDLDPLPPGKQPSSLAGPRKQSHSRGTSPALRPLQLPASSSRQCQRHDSESGSDSSPPRRSTKAASDSDLSPPRAPCNTSVNSQNSPDLSPPRRSRHRSSDSDLSPPRRGLNTDKKPRRSGSPPDLSPPRRTRDSKGRGDGHRDPQMLSGGKTGLVSAELLRREQQEFRRQDGSSKDLEAESQDAETVFRDKSGRKRDLKQERLEQRKKVEEKSERDGQYAKWGKGLAQCRQQQQNVEDAVKEMQKPLARYIDDQDLDQMLREQEREGDPMADFIRRKRAKEGKDAKGKPRYNGPAPPLNRFSIWPGYRWDGVDRSNGFEQKRFARIASKKAVQELAYKWSVEDM, from the exons aTGGCGTCTGCGGCGGGCTCGGGCCTCTCCAAGGCGGAGTACCTGCGGCGGCGCTACCTGGAGCCCGGCGGGCCCGAGGGAGATGTGGCGGCCAGGAAGCGGCGGCGGAAGCGCAAGAAGGCGGCGGCGGGCGG AATGCGCATCGTGGATGATGACGATACAAGCTGGAAAAACATTTCTGCtgagcaggaaaaggaagatgaGGAGGGGGATGATGGCGACTTGCCTGTG GTGGCTGAGTTTATTGATGAGCGACCAGTAGAAGTGAAATGGATGGAAGAATTCCGCACCAGTAACAAGTGGAAGCTCCTAGGAG ACCAGAATGAAGAGTCACAAAGCTCTGACGTTTCTGTGACTGCAAAATCAACAAACAG TTCAGAAGCcacaaaaaacagaaaaacaaagtaCTCCCCAGACCTGACCCCGCCCAGGAGGGGCCGACACGACTCCCCAGATTTGTGTTCTGAAAGGCTTCATTCTGGAGCAGTCAAAAGTCATTCTAAGAGTTCAAGTGGCAGTATAAAGGAGCATTTCTCTGAAAAGCGCTCTACTCACCTGAAGCGAGAGGCTGCATCCCATTTGTCACCACCTAGGAAAAAACTGCCAGATTTTGATACGGACCTGGACCCACTGCCACCTGGGAAGCAGCCATCGTCCCTTGCAGGACCAAGAAAGCAAAGCCACAGTAGAG GCACTTCTCCAGCCCTTAGACCCCTCCAGCTACCAGCATCCTCCTCAAGGCAGTGCCAGAGACATGATTCTGAATCTGGATCTGATTCCTCTCCCCCAAGGAGGAGCACCAAGGCTGCCTCTGATTCGGACCTTTCCCCGCCACGCGCTCCTTGCAACACAAGTGTCAATTCCCAgaactctcctgatctgtctccgCCAAGGAGGAGTCGGCACAGGTCTTCAGACTCAGATTTATCTCCTCCCCGAAGGGGTCTGAACACTGACAAGAAGCCCCGCAGGTCAGGAAGCCCCCCTGACCTCTCGCCTCCCCGTCGGACCAGAGACTCCAAAGGAAGGGGAGACGGCCACCGG GACCCTCAGATGCTCTCAGGGGGCAAAACTGGCTTGGTGTCGGCCGAGCTGctgaggagggagcagcaggagtTCAGAAGGCAGGATGGGAGCAGCAAAGACTTGGAAG CCGAATCGCAAGATGCTGAAACCGTTTTCCGGGACAAGTCGGGCCGCAAGAGGGACCTGAAGCAGGAGCGACTGGAGCAACGCAAGAAAGTGGAGGAGAAGTCCGAGCGAGATGGACAGTATGCCAAGTGGGGCAAGGG TCTTGCGcagtgcaggcagcagcagcaaaatgtggAGGATGCGGTGAAGGAGATGCAGAAGCCGCTGGCGCGCTACATTGACGACCAGGACCTGGACCAGATGCTGCGGGAGCAGGAGCGAGAGGGGGATCCTATGGCAGACTTCATCAGGAGGAAGAGGGCCAAGGAGGGGAAGGATGCAAAAG GAAAGCCTCGTTACAATGGGCCGGCGCCCCCACTGAACAGATTCAGCATCTGGCCCGGGTACCGCTGGGATGGCGTTGATAG GTCCAATGGCTTTGAGCAGAAGCGCTTTGCCAGAATTGCAAGCAAGAAGGCGGTGCAGGAGCTGGCATACAAGTGGAGCGTGGAGGACATGTGA